From Coffea arabica cultivar ET-39 chromosome 2e, Coffea Arabica ET-39 HiFi, whole genome shotgun sequence, the proteins below share one genomic window:
- the LOC113728740 gene encoding uncharacterized protein, with translation MAGIKGLIQAIQELLPDVEHRMCVRHMYNNFKKLHNGLALKERIWALARALYKNLFNALMEALKAVDEGAFQWLLDNTTPQQWSRAYFRTSPKCDILLNNLCESFNSSILEAMERPILGMLETIRLYLMVRMENKREWMKKYTGKVCPKILKKLEKVKTASSACIATLSGDWNYEVRCMYGDRYTLNLASRTCSCRRWELNGIPYAHAMSAIALTKEPPENFVRECYSKEAYMRAYGPIIYPLNGEDLWKDLKQGPVLTPETIKLPGRPKKVRRREPDEPPAATTSRGQTKRLSRVGLMDYKCRKCKQKGHNSRKCSNSHDQGNVQQQATAVPSSSQPQQQTPNTVNPGGKKIKYRCGVCRRFGHTRSSCDSTLASLYRRYPWEPPGLAVSIVYYMSTSKTAKIAIDCK, from the exons ATGGCTGGCATAAAG GGACTGATTCAAGCTATTCAAGAGTTGCTTCCAGATGTGGAGCATAGGATGTGTGTGAGACACATGTACAATAACTTTAAAAAGCTGCATAATGGTTTGGCATTAAAGGAGAGAATTTGGGCACTTGCAAGAGCTCTTTACAAAAATCTGTTCAATGCTTTGATGGAAGCTTTGAAAGCAGTTGATGAGGGTGCATTTCAATGGTTGCTTGACAACACAACACCACAGCAATGGTCCAGAGCTTACTTCAGAACCTCCCCTAAATGTGACATTTTATTGAACAATCTTTGTGAGAGTTTCAACTCCAGCATTTTAGAAGCAATGGAGAGGCCTATACTAGGTATGTTGGAAACAATACGACTTTATTTAATGGTTAGAATGGAGAATAAGAGGGAGTGGATGAAGAAGTATACAGGAAAGGTATgtcccaaaattttaaaaaagttgGAAAAGGTAAAAACTGCTTCTAGTGCATGCATAGCTACACTTTCAGGGGACTGGAATTATGAGGTGAGATGTATGTATGGGGATAGATACACTTTGAATTTGGCTAGCAGAACTTGTAGTTGTAGAAGATGGGAACTAAATGGCATTCCTTATGCTCATGCAATGAGTGCCATTGCTTTGACAAAGGAGCCTCCCGAGAACTTTGTTCGTGAATGCTACTCAAAAGAGGCCTATATGAGGGCATATGGGCCTATAATATATCCTCTCAATGGTGAGGATTTGTGGAAGGATTTGAAACAGGGGCCTGTCTTGACACCTGAAACCATCAAGCTTCCTGGTCGGCCAAAGAAGGTAAGAAGGAGAGAACCAGATGAGCCACCAGCTGCAACAACTTCTCGAGGACAAACAAAGAGACTGTCTAGAGTTGGTCTAATGGATTATAAGTGCAGAAAGTGTAAACAAAAGGGCCACAATAGTAGGAAGTGTTCAAACAGTCATGATCAAGGGAATGTCCAGCAACAAGCTACTGCGGTTCCAAGTAGCTCTCAGCCACAACAGCAGACTCCTAACACTGTGAATCCTGGT GGTAAGAAAATCAAGTACAGATGTGGTGTATGTCGAAGATTTGGACACACTCGAAGTAGTTGTGATTCAACATTGGCCTCTCTCTATAGGAGATACCCATGGGAACCACCTGGATTGGCTGTAAGTATTGTCTACTACATGTCTACTTCTAAGACTGCAAAAATTGCTATTGACTGTAAGTAA
- the LOC113731766 gene encoding uncharacterized protein isoform X2 yields MPKSKNSYSISDEIESAQRSSSSEEVEVPENNVAQKKKITEYERQRMKRIEENRARMEALGLKKMANSFVGSLTKSAKEMVDKKGKRKMDDDDEEYRPSDEGEEEALSSSSEDDDTNVDDEDYSGSSAKRKAKNRIQMPKKNVTPQKPVNDLDFVDDNDALLQAIALSLQDSAGFSNRRTGASQSSTGYHVNGRTNEGKENSHVQEDAGKIKRKKSMNSRVQMTEDELILHFFQFDEAGKGGITLRDLRRVAVAHDFTWSDKEMADMIKCFDIDGDGKVTAFSLSSDLPFQGP; encoded by the exons ATGCCCAAGAGCAAGAACTCGTATTCGATTTCTGATGAAATTGAGTCGGCTCAGAGATCATCGAGCTCGGAAGAGGTCGAAGTCCCAGAAAATAACGTGGCCCAGAAGAAGAAAATTACCGAATATGAGAGGCAGAGAATGAAGAGGATTGAAGAGAACAGAGCAAGAATGGAGGCCTTGGGTTTGAAGAAAATGGCAAATTCTTTTGTGGGTTCTCTTACGAAATCAGCCAAGGAAATGGTTGAcaaaaaaggtaaaagaaaaatggatgatgatgatgaagagtACAGACCTTCTGATGAAGGTGAAGAAGAAGCATTGAGTTCTTCAAGTGAAGATGATGACACAAATGTTGATGACGAAGACTATTCTGGGTCCAGTGCCAAGAGGAAG GCAAAGAACAGAATTCAGATGCCTAAGAAAAATGTTACCCCTCAAAAGCCTGTGAATGACTTGGATTTTGTTGATGATAATGACGCTCTATTGCAG GCAATTGCTCTTTCACTTCAAGATTCTGCAGGGTTTTCCAATAGGAGGACTGGGGCTTCTCAAAGCTCCACTGGCTATCATGTAAACGGTAGGACcaatgaaggaaaagaaaatagcCACGTTCAGGAAGATGCAGGAAagataaagagaaaaaaatca ATGAACAGTCGGGTGCAAATGACAGAAGATGAACTGATTCTACACTTCTTTCAGTTTGATG AAGCGGGAAAAGGGGGCATAACCCTGAGAGATCTAAGGAGAGTAGCAGTTGCCCATGATTTTACATGGTCTGACAAGGAGATGGCAGATATGATAAAGTGCTTTGACATTGATGGAGATGGGAAGGTCACTGCTTTCTCTCTGTCATCTGACTTGCCCTTTCAGGGTCCCTGA
- the LOC113731766 gene encoding uncharacterized protein isoform X4, protein MPKSKNSYSISDEIESAQRSSSSEEVEVPENNVAQKKKITEYERQRMKRIEENRARMEALGLKKMANSFVGSLTKSAKEMVDKKGKRKMDDDDEEYRPSDEGEEEALSSSSEDDDTNVDDEDYSGSSAKRKAIALSLQDSAGFSNRRTGASQSSTGYHVNGRTNEGKENSHVQEDAGKIKRKKSMNSRVQMTEDELILHFFQFDEAGKGGITLRDLRRVAVAHDFTWSDKEMADMIKCFDIDGDGKLSLDDFCKIAGRCSMIQAS, encoded by the exons ATGCCCAAGAGCAAGAACTCGTATTCGATTTCTGATGAAATTGAGTCGGCTCAGAGATCATCGAGCTCGGAAGAGGTCGAAGTCCCAGAAAATAACGTGGCCCAGAAGAAGAAAATTACCGAATATGAGAGGCAGAGAATGAAGAGGATTGAAGAGAACAGAGCAAGAATGGAGGCCTTGGGTTTGAAGAAAATGGCAAATTCTTTTGTGGGTTCTCTTACGAAATCAGCCAAGGAAATGGTTGAcaaaaaaggtaaaagaaaaatggatgatgatgatgaagagtACAGACCTTCTGATGAAGGTGAAGAAGAAGCATTGAGTTCTTCAAGTGAAGATGATGACACAAATGTTGATGACGAAGACTATTCTGGGTCCAGTGCCAAGAGGAAG GCAATTGCTCTTTCACTTCAAGATTCTGCAGGGTTTTCCAATAGGAGGACTGGGGCTTCTCAAAGCTCCACTGGCTATCATGTAAACGGTAGGACcaatgaaggaaaagaaaatagcCACGTTCAGGAAGATGCAGGAAagataaagagaaaaaaatca ATGAACAGTCGGGTGCAAATGACAGAAGATGAACTGATTCTACACTTCTTTCAGTTTGATG AAGCGGGAAAAGGGGGCATAACCCTGAGAGATCTAAGGAGAGTAGCAGTTGCCCATGATTTTACATGGTCTGACAAGGAGATGGCAGATATGATAAAGTGCTTTGACATTGATGGAGATGGGAAG CTAAGTCTTGATGATTTTTGCAAGATTGCTGGTCGATGCAGCATGATACAGGCATCCTAA
- the LOC113731766 gene encoding uncharacterized protein isoform X1: MPKSKNSYSISDEIESAQRSSSSEEVEVPENNVAQKKKITEYERQRMKRIEENRARMEALGLKKMANSFVGSLTKSAKEMVDKKGKRKMDDDDEEYRPSDEGEEEALSSSSEDDDTNVDDEDYSGSSAKRKAKNRIQMPKKNVTPQKPVNDLDFVDDNDALLQAIALSLQDSAGFSNRRTGASQSSTGYHVNGRTNEGKENSHVQEDAGKIKRKKSMNSRVQMTEDELILHFFQFDEAGKGGITLRDLRRVAVAHDFTWSDKEMADMIKCFDIDGDGKLSLDDFCKIAGRCSMIQAS; this comes from the exons ATGCCCAAGAGCAAGAACTCGTATTCGATTTCTGATGAAATTGAGTCGGCTCAGAGATCATCGAGCTCGGAAGAGGTCGAAGTCCCAGAAAATAACGTGGCCCAGAAGAAGAAAATTACCGAATATGAGAGGCAGAGAATGAAGAGGATTGAAGAGAACAGAGCAAGAATGGAGGCCTTGGGTTTGAAGAAAATGGCAAATTCTTTTGTGGGTTCTCTTACGAAATCAGCCAAGGAAATGGTTGAcaaaaaaggtaaaagaaaaatggatgatgatgatgaagagtACAGACCTTCTGATGAAGGTGAAGAAGAAGCATTGAGTTCTTCAAGTGAAGATGATGACACAAATGTTGATGACGAAGACTATTCTGGGTCCAGTGCCAAGAGGAAG GCAAAGAACAGAATTCAGATGCCTAAGAAAAATGTTACCCCTCAAAAGCCTGTGAATGACTTGGATTTTGTTGATGATAATGACGCTCTATTGCAG GCAATTGCTCTTTCACTTCAAGATTCTGCAGGGTTTTCCAATAGGAGGACTGGGGCTTCTCAAAGCTCCACTGGCTATCATGTAAACGGTAGGACcaatgaaggaaaagaaaatagcCACGTTCAGGAAGATGCAGGAAagataaagagaaaaaaatca ATGAACAGTCGGGTGCAAATGACAGAAGATGAACTGATTCTACACTTCTTTCAGTTTGATG AAGCGGGAAAAGGGGGCATAACCCTGAGAGATCTAAGGAGAGTAGCAGTTGCCCATGATTTTACATGGTCTGACAAGGAGATGGCAGATATGATAAAGTGCTTTGACATTGATGGAGATGGGAAG CTAAGTCTTGATGATTTTTGCAAGATTGCTGGTCGATGCAGCATGATACAGGCATCCTAA
- the LOC113731766 gene encoding uncharacterized protein isoform X3 — MPKSKNSYSISDEIESAQRSSSSEEVEVPENNVAQKKKITEYERQRMKRIEENRARMEALGLKKMANSFVGSLTKSAKEMVDKKGKRKMDDDDEEYRPSDEGEEEALSSSSEDDDTNVDDEDYSGSSAKRKAKNRIQMPKKNVTPQKPVNDLDFVDDNDALLQAIALSLQDSAGFSNRRTGASQSSTGYHVNGRTNEGKENSHVQEDAGKIKRKKSMNSRVQMTEDELILHFFQFDELGACGTLHFLFHKSDLGACCGCLPWSSLFYIL, encoded by the exons ATGCCCAAGAGCAAGAACTCGTATTCGATTTCTGATGAAATTGAGTCGGCTCAGAGATCATCGAGCTCGGAAGAGGTCGAAGTCCCAGAAAATAACGTGGCCCAGAAGAAGAAAATTACCGAATATGAGAGGCAGAGAATGAAGAGGATTGAAGAGAACAGAGCAAGAATGGAGGCCTTGGGTTTGAAGAAAATGGCAAATTCTTTTGTGGGTTCTCTTACGAAATCAGCCAAGGAAATGGTTGAcaaaaaaggtaaaagaaaaatggatgatgatgatgaagagtACAGACCTTCTGATGAAGGTGAAGAAGAAGCATTGAGTTCTTCAAGTGAAGATGATGACACAAATGTTGATGACGAAGACTATTCTGGGTCCAGTGCCAAGAGGAAG GCAAAGAACAGAATTCAGATGCCTAAGAAAAATGTTACCCCTCAAAAGCCTGTGAATGACTTGGATTTTGTTGATGATAATGACGCTCTATTGCAG GCAATTGCTCTTTCACTTCAAGATTCTGCAGGGTTTTCCAATAGGAGGACTGGGGCTTCTCAAAGCTCCACTGGCTATCATGTAAACGGTAGGACcaatgaaggaaaagaaaatagcCACGTTCAGGAAGATGCAGGAAagataaagagaaaaaaatca ATGAACAGTCGGGTGCAAATGACAGAAGATGAACTGATTCTACACTTCTTTCAGTTTGATG AGTTAGGAGCATGCGGAACTTTACATTTCCTTTTCCATAAATCAGACTTAGGAGCATGCTGCGGATGCTTGCCCTGGAGCTCCTTGTTTTACATTCTTTAG